One part of the Lemur catta isolate mLemCat1 chromosome 13, mLemCat1.pri, whole genome shotgun sequence genome encodes these proteins:
- the LOC123649414 gene encoding olfactory receptor 12-like — protein LHVSEFVLLGFCRGPGLQTMLFLIFLTLYVIAVLGNFGMIVIIKTDARLHTPMYSFLQSLSLLDICYSSTIAPRALMNYMKEDRMVSFGGCTAQFFFLSLFGTTEAFLLAAMAYDHFISICNPLLYPVTMSRRVCALLVLGSYLWGVLNAVTQATMTFRLPFCRSNEINDFFCDVPPLLSLSCSDTFINQLVLLDFCCSIIVGTFLVVLISYIYIILTILRIQTVQGCWKAFSTCTSHLTGVCLFFGTVFFMYAQPSATVSMEQSKVVSVFYTIVIPMLNPLIYSLRNKDVHQALRRSKQKLSL, from the coding sequence TTACACGTCTCAGAGTTTGTTCTGCTTGGATTCTGTAGGGGTCCAGGACTGCAGACCATgctatttctgatatttttgacCCTGTATGTCATAGCTGTGTTGGGAAACTTCGGTATGATTGTAATTATCAAGACGGATGCACGCCTCCATACCCCGATGTATTCCTTTCTCCAAAGCCTCTCATTGCTGGACATCTGCTATTCTTCCACAATTGCCCCCAGGGCTCTGATGAACTACATGAAAGAGGACCGCATGGTGTCCTTTGGCGGGTGCACTGCTCAGttcttcttcctgtctctcttcgGCACCACGGAGGCATTTCTCCTGGCTGCCATGGCCTATGATCACTTCATCTCCATCTGCAACCCTCTTCTGTACCCTGTGACCATGTCTCGCCGGGTCTGTGCACTGTTAGTGTTGGGCTCCTACTTGTGGGGTGTACTCAATGCTGTTACTCAAGCAACAATGACCTTCAGGTTGCCCTTCTGTAGGTCCAATGAGATCAATGACTTTTTCTGTGATGTCCCCCCACTCTTGTCCCTCTCATGTTCAGATACTTTTATAAACCAACTGGTTCTACTTGATTTCTGTTGTTCCATTATTGTCGGTACCTTCTTGGTTGTTCTGATCTCCTACATCTACATCATCTTAACCATACTGAGAATCCAGACAGTGCAAGGGTGCTGGAAAGCCTTTTCCACGTGCACCTCCCACCTAACTGGAGTGTGCTTGTTTTTTGGTACAGTTTTCTTCATGTATGCACAACCCAGTGCCACCGTCTCCATGGAGCAAAGTAAGGTAGTGTCCGTCTTTTACACTATTGTCATCCCCATGTTGAATCCCCTGATATACAGCTTGAGGAACAAAGACGTCCATCAAGCTTTGAGGAGGAGCAAGCAGAAGCTCTCTCTGTGA